A single genomic interval of Seriola aureovittata isolate HTS-2021-v1 ecotype China chromosome 10, ASM2101889v1, whole genome shotgun sequence harbors:
- the LOC130176621 gene encoding uncharacterized protein LOC130176621, translating into MERDIKDYVKCCRRCVLAKTPEPAARAPLESIHTSAPMELVCIDFWSAEDSKQRSVDVLVVTDHFTKLAHAFPCVNQTAKQVAKKLWDNVFCIYGFPERIHSDQGANFESKLISELLSLAGVAKSHTTAYHPMGNGQTERFNRTLGSMLRSLPLAAKQHWAQQIQTLTFAYNATVHETTGYAPFYLMFGRIPRLPVDMVFQQVLKDTNVVDYKTYAGKLMASLREAASIAQQHARKEQQHQADGYNKKVRGTCLNVGDRVLLANKAERGKRKLADKWEPTIYTVIDCNPQTHIYKIKDESGKTKVVHRNLILDVSFLPIPEQTGAEPSSATTDEISGSQTRLADALRGLSEETSEIRTNSWVSMSPDVDCESLGDGKETKEMDERSESSTLDTDQMSCAGSHDNSADGGSVERREEVLPPRDLPDVTVDGDQAPMQNSGLERHAVRTRTGRVVKAVNRLIENMAQKPLPRGIMRGFGRKSQSLLTLF; encoded by the coding sequence ATGGAAAGAGACATTAAGGATTACGTGAAATGCTGCCGACGATGTGTCCTTGCAAAAACCCCTGAACCAGCTGCCCGAGCTCCATTGGAGAGCATCCACACCTCAGCACCCATGGAGTTGGTGTGTATCGATTTTTGGAGCGCCGAGGATAGCAAGCAGAGATCTGTGGATGTTCTGGTTGTAACAGACCACTTCACAAAGTTGGCTCATGCTTTCCCCTGTGTAAACCAGACGGCGAAACAAGTTGCAAAGAAGTTGTGGGATAATGTGTTTTGCATATATGGTTTTCCGGAGCGGATTCATTCCGATCAGGGAGCCAATTTTGAAAGCAAACTAATATCAGAACTCCTCAGTCTCGCAGGGGTAGCAAAGTCACATACAACGGCATATCATCCTATGGGAAACGGACAGACTGAAAGATTCAATAGGACGCTAGGCAGTATGCTACGTTCCTTACCACTGGCAGCAAAACAACACTGGGCACAGCAGATACAAACCCTGACATTCGCTTACAATGCTACTGTGCATGAAACAACTGGATATGCTCCATTCTATCTGATGTTCGGTCGAATCCCTAGACTCCCGGTAGATATGGTCTTCCAGCAGGTCCTTAAGGACACCAATGTGGTTGACTACAAGACCTATGCTGGCAAACTGATGGCGAGCCTTCGTGAAGCTGCTAGTATTGCCCAGCAGCATGCAAGAAAAGAACAGCAGCATCAAGCCGATGGCTACAACAAAAAGGTCCGGGGCACCTGTCTGAATGTGGGGGATAGAGTTTTGCTTGCCaataaagcagagagagggaagagaaagttGGCAGATAAGTGGGAACCCACAATCTATACAGTCATAGACTGTAATCCCCAAACTCACATCTACAAAATCAAGGATGAGAGTGGAAAGACCAAGGTGGTGCATCGGAACTTGATATTGGATGTGAGCTTTTTACCAATCCCCGAACAAACCGGTGCAGAACCCAGTTCAGCCACCACAGATGAGATCAGTGGGTCTCAGACTCGGCTAGCAGATGCCTTGAGGGGTCTGTCAGAGGAAACTTCAGAGATCCGGACAAACTCATGGGTGAGCATGTCACCGGATGTTGACTGTGAGTCATTGGGGGATGGTAAGGAGACGAAAGAGATGGATGAGAGGTCAGAATCCTCAACTTTGGACACTGATCAGATGTCATGTGCAGGTTCTCATGACAATTCTGCAGATGGTGGGAGTGTGGAACGGAGGGAGGAGGTTTTACCTCCGAGAGACTTGCCTGATGTTACAGTGGATGGTGATCAAGCACCAATGCAAAATTCAGGGCTTGAGAGACATGCTGTCAGGACCCGTACAGGCAGGGTTGTTAAGGCGGTTAATCGCCTAATTGAGAACATGGCCCAGAAACCACTTCCAAGGGGTATTATGAGAGGGTTTGGCAGAAAATCTCAGTCTTTGCTGACTCTGTTCTGA